A stretch of the Mesorhizobium huakuii genome encodes the following:
- the phnE gene encoding phosphonate ABC transporter, permease protein PhnE, giving the protein MADAWRRQTSLRRFYTVLGVGLLLAAMFASMWFADEANAGHFFDRLPHILDFLSWLIPKDWNDVWRALFDVASPHDTGTQEFNFPLGRIYVWGGFYIPEYFELMITTVNVALVSTFIGFIFAVPFSFIAARNLTPHPLLRLIVKRFMELLRAFPEIVIAGLFAAIVSIGPIAAIIAIGLHSIGALGKLFYEINENIDMRAEEGLRAVGANWFERVRFAGLPQVLPNFMSYTLLRVEINVRISTIIGAVGGGGIGEELKLSISRGFGAKTLALVLLLFTTIFIIDQFSAWLRRKLVGEQAFMMGA; this is encoded by the coding sequence ATGGCCGATGCCTGGCGACGCCAGACGTCGCTGCGCCGGTTCTACACAGTGCTTGGCGTCGGCCTGCTGCTCGCCGCGATGTTCGCCAGCATGTGGTTCGCCGACGAGGCCAATGCCGGCCATTTCTTCGACCGGCTGCCGCATATTCTGGATTTCTTGAGCTGGCTCATCCCCAAGGACTGGAACGATGTCTGGCGGGCACTGTTCGACGTTGCCTCGCCGCATGACACCGGCACGCAGGAATTCAACTTCCCGCTCGGCCGTATCTATGTCTGGGGCGGCTTCTACATCCCCGAATATTTCGAGCTGATGATCACCACGGTCAATGTCGCCTTGGTCTCGACCTTCATCGGCTTCATCTTCGCGGTGCCGTTCTCGTTCATCGCGGCGCGCAATCTGACGCCCCATCCGCTGCTGCGGCTGATCGTCAAGCGCTTCATGGAATTGCTGCGCGCCTTTCCGGAGATCGTCATTGCCGGCCTGTTCGCGGCCATCGTCTCGATCGGCCCGATCGCCGCCATCATCGCCATCGGCCTGCATTCGATCGGCGCGCTCGGCAAGCTGTTCTACGAGATCAACGAAAACATCGACATGCGTGCCGAGGAAGGTCTGCGCGCGGTCGGCGCCAACTGGTTCGAGCGGGTGCGCTTTGCCGGCCTGCCGCAGGTGCTGCCCAACTTCATGTCCTACACGTTGCTGCGCGTCGAGATCAATGTCCGCATCTCGACCATCATCGGCGCCGTCGGCGGCGGCGGCATTGGCGAGGAATTGAAGCTCTCCATCTCGCGCGGCTTCGGCGCCAAGACGCTGGCACTGGTGCTGCTCCTGTTCACGACCATCTTCATCATCGACCAGTTTTCCGCCTGGCTGCGCCGCAAGCTGGTCGGCGAGCAAGCCTTTATGATGGGGGCTTAA
- the phnE gene encoding phosphonate ABC transporter, permease protein PhnE, translated as MATMTAEEMLSIEERYPQVFRRPLYKRFAPLFLFVGILTYLIYVLWFFSLPQVLRESHWERLPLFLTQWISYDLQPEFRLDQPEITPKYPRFSALGENPNPDWVIKNPDGTFTVLIDGPAKSVTFDKAQATIVANGETVPVALTSGKPVATGPVPDWITAHDDEVVAKMGFVGEVRVTVDRVKVRKRFLGWANFVFDTRSPFFGKSAGEVVSLIVSGPELKPGTSNLALAGENIWNNAQWQHGDVWTKLLQTIVMAFLGTLLGGIVAFPLAFFAARNITPSGVLSQVLKRFFDFMRSVDMLIWALFFTRAFGPGPLAGSAAIFFTEIGTLGKTYSEALENIDDKPREGVLSTGANGLLVQRYGVMPEVIPVFISQTLYQWESNTRGATIIGAVGAGGIGLKLWEAMRTNSNWANVFYMVLLILLVVFIFDNISNFLRRRLSRTIHDYNRIQAEQG; from the coding sequence ATGGCGACGATGACCGCCGAGGAGATGCTGTCGATCGAGGAGCGCTATCCCCAGGTGTTCCGGCGGCCGCTGTACAAACGCTTTGCGCCGCTCTTCCTGTTCGTCGGCATCCTGACTTACCTCATCTATGTCCTGTGGTTCTTCAGCCTGCCGCAAGTTCTGCGGGAATCACACTGGGAGCGTCTGCCGCTGTTCCTGACACAGTGGATCAGCTACGATTTGCAGCCCGAGTTCCGCCTCGACCAGCCTGAGATCACGCCAAAATACCCGCGCTTTTCCGCGCTTGGCGAAAACCCGAACCCCGACTGGGTGATCAAGAATCCGGACGGCACCTTCACCGTGCTGATCGATGGTCCAGCGAAATCCGTCACCTTCGACAAGGCGCAGGCGACGATCGTGGCCAATGGCGAGACGGTGCCGGTTGCGCTGACCAGCGGCAAGCCGGTGGCCACAGGGCCGGTACCGGACTGGATCACCGCGCATGATGACGAGGTGGTCGCCAAGATGGGCTTCGTCGGCGAGGTGCGCGTCACCGTCGACCGCGTCAAGGTGCGCAAGCGCTTCCTCGGCTGGGCGAATTTCGTCTTCGACACACGCTCGCCCTTCTTCGGCAAATCAGCGGGAGAAGTGGTCTCGCTGATCGTGTCCGGTCCCGAGCTGAAGCCGGGCACCTCGAACCTCGCACTGGCCGGCGAAAACATCTGGAACAACGCCCAGTGGCAGCACGGCGACGTCTGGACGAAGCTTTTGCAGACCATCGTCATGGCGTTTCTGGGCACGCTGCTCGGCGGCATCGTCGCCTTCCCGCTTGCCTTCTTCGCCGCCCGCAACATCACGCCGAGCGGCGTGCTCAGCCAGGTGCTGAAGCGCTTCTTCGACTTCATGCGCTCGGTGGATATGCTGATCTGGGCGCTGTTCTTCACCCGCGCCTTCGGCCCCGGTCCGCTGGCCGGCAGTGCCGCGATCTTCTTCACCGAGATCGGCACGCTCGGCAAAACCTATTCCGAGGCGCTGGAAAACATCGACGACAAGCCGCGCGAAGGTGTGCTGTCGACCGGCGCCAACGGCCTCCTGGTGCAGCGCTACGGCGTGATGCCGGAAGTCATCCCGGTCTTCATCAGCCAGACGCTCTACCAGTGGGAATCCAACACCCGCGGCGCCACCATCATCGGCGCTGTCGGCGCCGGCGGCATCGGCCTGAAACTGTGGGAAGCGATGCGCACCAACTCCAACTGGGCCAACGTCTTCTACATGGTGCTGCTGATCCTGCTGGTCGTCTTCATCTTCGACAACATCTCCAATTTCCTGCGCCGCCGGCTGAGCCGGACGATCCACGACTACAACAGGATCCAGGCCGAGCAGGGTTAA